In Apis mellifera strain DH4 linkage group LG3, Amel_HAv3.1, whole genome shotgun sequence, one DNA window encodes the following:
- the LOC410970 gene encoding rab GTPase-activating protein 1-like — MNSNIVMEDSMSVKSMESVATSDEYEFVNDRGNGKHQQALIEQPMLKIANNGNFEDLQNNLREVLTEDSKMESNEYKIVSSAQQTQPKSKKVGQSKFYDVSSCMVASEKQDIMKPEDYIDEEINSLAHVQQECTIFNGVTYLGSATINAPKSECEIQRNMNILNAEQSLNLGIKVSVSVPSSSQGSVVLYDAATQQPMAHYEVQRILFYARGESIGPCAACFAFTWSHGDTLESAIYQCHVFRCDIPEAVGQVSACFSKAFHRIPRSMTSSLTGSDFNGFNIGTEKTNSRVFIFEVTMEIKEEDGKGGFSIVPKDRNCFKLRSNVAKQVCLSIQQVSSKEGGITLEVERCFGVLVSPGRNVKHSDMRLLEMQVNAGPLIQDKQCYNIFGHWDPADPALETLNIETPREEKIYMTVAVDLVIRGIREPVRFIIETLVKVFPQNERFWYFNKRNLVQQFYLNSKEIISGDGTEVHYEVQSIETSGELDRNRLNLALNLASLIRSPSLTSIDTLTPKEEIDSDGDEPMLSGTGEVSKDCSADELANWAEVLDSWQVNEQRPKLLIKLTKQGIPEALRGEVWQRLSNCDNSQEMMDRYRTLITKESSCESVILRDINRTFPAHDFFKETGGLGQDSLYRISKAYAVYDEEVGYCQGLSFLVASLLLHMPEEQAFCVLVKLMYDYGLRDLYKDRFDNLHMRFYQLNRLIEDQLPELYKHFCDRGVETHMFAAQWFLTLFTARFPLYLVFHILDVFLLQGLDTLFQVALALLMLCKKELLQLDFESILKYFRVHLPKRCRNEEVSRYVMKLACSVTLKKLKKYEAEFMTLKEAQENADEYSNEVEQLRGTVARNEEEKQRLEAELIQVKEMLQREVARADAESRRSNIIIAEYKQICQRLEDDYNAAKTTLSELRSKVSKCEKCKNCIMDSSNILADIAHPLENRIDPMLHRVQERVRELELELAQTKLAHVEAECRNQDLTHQLHATASELQAARNSWPWLSKTLSSIKEAANKREVITPSLMKDLRRDSAPGGEMHHLIHSRNRETRDNLKEIV, encoded by the exons ATGAATTCGA acatAGTTATGGAGGATAGTATGAGTGTTAAATCAATGGAATCAGTGGCAACAAGTGATGAATATGAATTTGTAAATGACAGAGGTAATGGAAAACATCAACAAGCATTGATTGAACAACCAATGCTAAAAATTGCCAATAACGGCAATTTTGAAGATCTGCAAAATAATCTTCGTGAG GTATTAACAGAAGATTCAAAGATGGAAagcaatgaatataaaattgtaagcaGTGCACAACAAACTCAACCAAAATCTAAAAAAGTAGGCCAAAGTAAGTTTTATGATGTAAGTTCTTGTATGGTTGCATCTGAAAAGCAAGATATCATGAAACCAGAAGATTATATTGATGaag aaataaattccttGGCTCATGTTCAACAAGAATGCACTATTTTTAATGGTGTAACTTATTTGGGATCAGCAACAATAAATGCACCAAAATCAGAATGTGAAATACAacgtaatatgaatatattaaatgcagAACAATCTCTTAATTTGGGAATTAAAGTATCTGTTTCTGTACCTAGTAGTTCTCAAGGTTCTGTTGt ATTATATGATGCTGCTACTCAACAACCAATGGCACATTATGAAGTACAacgaattttgttttatgcACGTGGTGAAAGTATTGGTCCATGTGCAGCATGTTTTGCTTTTACATGGTCACATGGAGATACATTGGAATCTGCAATTTATCAGTGTCATGTTTTTCGATGTGATATACCAGAAGca gTAGGACAAGTTTCTGCTTGCTTTTCCAAAGCTTTTCATAGAATACCAAGATCAATGACTAGTTCTTTAACAGGAAGTGATTTCAATGGTTTTAATATTGGAACTGAAAAGACTAATTCTCGggtatttattttcgaagtaacaatggaaataaaagaagaagatggcAAAGGAGGTTTCAGTATAGTTCCTAAGGACAGAAATTGCTTCAAACTTCGAAGTAATGTGGCTAAACAAGTGTGTTTAAGTATTCAGCAAGTTTCTAGCAAAGAAGGAGGAATTACTCTTGAAGTTGAAAGATGTTTTGGAGTTCTTGTTAGTCCTGGTCGCAATGTTAAACATAGTGATATGCGCTTACTGGAAatg cAAGTCAATGCTGGTCCATTAATTCAAGATAAACAATGTTATAACATATTTGGACATTGGGATCCTGCAGATCCAGCCTTAGAAACTCTTAATATTGAAACtccaagagaagaaaaaatttatatgacagTTGCTGTTGATTTAGTAATACGTGGTATTCGAGAACCTGttagatttataatagaaacatTAGTTAAAGTATTTCCacaaaatgaaagattttggtattttaataaacgaaatcttgttcaacaattttatcttaattcgaaagaa ataatatccGGAGATGGAACAGAAGTTCATTATGAAGTACAAAGTATAGAAACTTCAGGAGAACTAGACAGAAACAGATTAAATCTTGCTCTTAATTTAGCATCACTAATAAGATCTCCTTCTTTAACTAGTATTGATACACTTACAcctaaagaagaaatagattcag atggCGATGAACCAATGTTAAGTGGTACAGGTGAAGTATCAAAAGATTGTTCTGCTGATGAACTAGCTAATTGGGCAGAAGTACTTGACAGTTGGCAAGTAAATGAACAGCGTCCAAAACTTCTTATAAAACTTACAAAACAAGGTATTCCTGAAGCTTTACGCGGTGAAGTTTGGCAACGTTTAAGTAATTGCGATAATTCACAAGAAATGATGGATAGATACAGGACTTTAATTACTAag GAAAGCAGTTGTGAGAGCGTTATTTTAAGAGATATTAATAGAACATTTCCTGCCCATGACTTTTTCAAAGAAACAGGTGGTTTAGGACAAGATTCTTTGTACAGAATAAGTAAAGCATATGCAGTGTATGATGAAGAAGTAGGATATTGTCAAGGACTCAGTTTTTTAGTTGCTAGTTTATTGCTTCAC ATGCCGGAAGAACAAGCTTTTTGTGTTCTGGTTAAGTTAATGTATGATTATGGTCTAAGAGATTTATATAAGGATAGATTTGATAATCTTCATATGAGATTTTATCAGcttaatagattaatagag GATCAGCTGccagaattatataaacatttttgcgATCGCGGTGTAGAAACACATATGTTCGCTGCACAATGGTTTTTAACTCTGTTTACAGCTAGATTTCCATTATATCTTGTTTTCCATATTTTGGatgtatttcttttacaaGGACTTGATACATTATTCCAAGTTGCTCTTGCATTATTAATg ttgtGCAAAAAGGAATTACTCCAATTAGATTttgaaagtatattaaaatactttagaGTGCATTTGCCTAAACGTTGTCGAAATGAAGAAGTATCGCGTTACGTCATGAAGTTAGCTTGTTCTGTTActttgaagaaattgaagaaatatgaagCGGAATTTATGACATTAAAag aagcaCAAGAAAATGCCGATGAATATAGTAATGAAGTGGAACAATTACGAGGTACAGTAGCGCGGAATGAAGAGGAAAAACAGAGATTAGAAGCTGAATTGATTCAAGTCAAAGAAATGTTGCAACGAGAAGTAGCAAGAGCAGATGCGGAGAGTCGACGAAGTAATATCATTATTGCCGAATATAAGCAG atttgTCAACGTTTAGAAGATGATTATAATGCTGCAAAGACAACACTTAGTGAATTACga tccaaagtttcaaaatgtgaaaagtgtaaaaattgcataatGGATTCATCCAATATATTGGCAGATATTGCACATCCTTTAGAAAATCGAATAGATCCTATGTTACATAGAGTACAAGAAAGAGTACGAGAATTAGAATTGGAATTGGCTCAAACAAAACTGGCTCATGTCGAAGCGGAATGTAGAAATCAA GATTTAACGCATCAATTACATGCAACCGCTTCCGAACTTCAAGCAGCAAGAAATAGCTGGCCATGGCTTAGTAAGACATTATCAAGCATAAAAGAAGCGGCAAATAAAAGAGAAGTAATAACTCCTTCATTAATGAAAGATTTGAGACGAGACAGTGCACCTGGAGGTGAAATGCATCACTTGATACATTCCCGTAATCGTGAGACTCGAGATAATCTCAAAGAAATTGTGTGA